Proteins from a single region of Desulfitibacter alkalitolerans DSM 16504:
- a CDS encoding MerR family transcriptional regulator, whose translation MERNSREPLFSISVAARLVGTSIRVLRYYEEMGLISPHRTSGNTRLYSNNDIKKLQLINLLQKEKDVNLSGIKIILGIIADQNMTDSKVKELLLKF comes from the coding sequence ATGGAGAGAAACAGCAGGGAGCCTTTATTCAGCATAAGTGTGGCAGCCCGTCTTGTGGGAACTAGTATTAGAGTACTGCGTTATTACGAGGAGATGGGTCTTATATCACCCCATAGAACCAGCGGAAATACCAGGTTATATTCAAATAATGATATTAAAAAGCTGCAGTTGATAAATTTACTGCAGAAGGAAAAGGATGTCAATCTATCCGGCATTAAAATAATCCTTGGTATAATAGCGGACCAAAATATGACCGATTCCAAAGTTAAAGAATTATTATTAAAATTTTAA
- the spoVAE gene encoding stage V sporulation protein AE → MEKFLIAFLVGGGICVIGQLMMDVLKLTPAHTMSTLVVAGAVLGSLGLYEPLIKFAGAGASVPISSFGYALVKGALGEAERTGTIGVLTGIFEVTSAGISAAIVFGFIAALIFKPKG, encoded by the coding sequence ATGGAAAAGTTTTTAATTGCATTTTTAGTTGGTGGAGGAATCTGTGTCATAGGTCAGTTAATGATGGATGTATTAAAATTAACCCCGGCACATACCATGAGTACCCTGGTAGTTGCAGGGGCTGTATTGGGCAGTCTGGGTCTTTATGAGCCTTTAATTAAGTTTGCAGGCGCAGGGGCTTCAGTGCCTATCAGCAGCTTTGGCTATGCTCTAGTTAAGGGTGCCCTGGGAGAGGCTGAGAGAACTGGAACAATTGGAGTTCTTACAGGAATATTTGAAGTAACCAGTGCAGGCATATCAGCTGCTATTGTGTTTGGTTTTATAGCCGCCCTCATATTTAAACCCAAGGGATGA
- a CDS encoding DUF421 domain-containing protein: MQEWIEILLRAILLFGLVLGAVRLMGKRQPSRMTAFQFVNYIVIAIITAFLVLNLIDTAFGIIALIVWIGLPIALDYLSIKSKLVHDMVHGKETILIKQGKIMEENLMQTRLTGEDLLRALREKNAFNAADVEFAVMETTGDINVMFKSDKKPITSHDLGRKVAPQTEPQTVVLDGNIMDEPLANMGLNRGWLKSQLEGKGISLDNVFIAQIDTVGDLYIDTFDDAMQLPMPKVKELVYTNLEKIHADLISYSQDTLNPEAKAMYMENAQKVESLKKKLEPYLMH; the protein is encoded by the coding sequence ATGCAGGAATGGATAGAAATATTATTAAGAGCCATATTATTATTTGGTTTAGTACTTGGGGCAGTTAGGTTAATGGGTAAAAGACAGCCCTCAAGGATGACTGCCTTTCAATTTGTTAACTACATAGTAATTGCCATTATTACTGCTTTTCTGGTTTTAAATTTAATAGATACAGCCTTTGGAATTATAGCTCTTATAGTATGGATTGGACTGCCAATTGCTCTAGACTATCTTTCAATAAAAAGTAAGCTGGTTCATGACATGGTCCATGGGAAGGAAACAATATTAATCAAACAGGGCAAGATTATGGAAGAGAATCTTATGCAGACCAGACTTACAGGTGAAGATTTGCTAAGGGCATTAAGAGAAAAAAATGCATTTAATGCTGCAGATGTGGAGTTTGCCGTTATGGAAACAACAGGTGACATAAATGTCATGTTTAAGTCAGATAAAAAGCCTATTACATCCCATGATCTTGGTAGAAAAGTGGCACCTCAAACTGAACCCCAGACAGTTGTCTTGGATGGCAACATAATGGATGAACCCCTTGCCAACATGGGATTAAACAGGGGATGGTTAAAAAGCCAGCTGGAAGGCAAGGGTATATCTCTGGATAATGTTTTTATTGCCCAAATAGATACTGTGGGAGACTTATATATAGATACCTTTGATGATGCCATGCAGCTTCCCATGCCCAAAGTAAAAGAGTTGGTTTATACAAATTTAGAAAAGATTCATGCAGACCTGATAAGCTATTCACAGGACACGTTGAATCCTGAAGCTAAAGCCATGTATATGGAAAATGCACAAAAGGTTGAAAGCTTAAAGAAAAAACTTGAACCATATCTTATGCATTGA
- a CDS encoding Hsp20/alpha crystallin family protein, which yields MANIIRRGPFSELMNMRNEMDRLLGDTFRLFDQKLVDGRFGLNPSMDVYETPEEVVANIDLPGVKKEDIKINIVNNEVSVSGEVTRENKVENGTYFLQERSSGKFYRSFTVNTPIDTDKVKATFKDGVLELKLPKAEQAKPKEIQIDE from the coding sequence ATGGCCAATATTATTAGAAGAGGACCTTTTAGTGAATTAATGAATATGAGAAATGAAATGGATCGTTTGCTTGGAGACACTTTTAGGCTATTTGACCAAAAACTAGTTGATGGCAGATTTGGCTTAAATCCATCAATGGATGTTTATGAAACTCCAGAGGAAGTTGTTGCAAACATCGATTTGCCAGGAGTAAAAAAGGAAGACATTAAAATCAACATAGTAAATAATGAAGTGTCAGTCTCTGGAGAGGTTACCAGGGAAAATAAAGTGGAAAATGGAACCTACTTTTTACAGGAAAGAAGCAGCGGCAAGTTTTATAGAAGCTTTACTGTAAACACTCCCATTGACACAGACAAGGTTAAGGCAACCTTTAAAGATGGAGTTCTTGAGCTAAAGCTGCCAAAAGCTGAACAAGCCAAGCCAAAGGAAATACAGATTGATGAATAA
- a CDS encoding methyl-accepting chemotaxis protein, with protein sequence MSQIMLENIDVIEEISKIVSNETGYNIIICGEGGKIIEATIKERIGRIHGGGEKIVSGVIDEALITAEQEERDRELGLDTRKGYNYPIEVEGKRIGSVGIAGDPEIVKPIVKIASKTISLYIAHYLQQKRQEEKNRLINSKISEQIEQVSAAIQELAAGAEEIDANSKSMENIANTALQKADETDGILKIIRDIADRSNMLGLNAAIEAARAGEMGRGFSVVAEEIRKLSTNSRDSVLTVSSVLGEIRAVIDTISEAVSSTSRVTEQQAEALQSVNDNLLEIQRTAADLNKL encoded by the coding sequence ATGAGTCAGATAATGTTGGAGAATATTGATGTTATTGAAGAAATTTCTAAAATCGTTTCTAATGAAACTGGATATAATATTATAATTTGTGGAGAGGGCGGCAAGATAATTGAAGCTACCATCAAGGAACGTATTGGTAGAATACATGGTGGAGGAGAAAAGATTGTTTCAGGAGTGATAGATGAGGCACTTATTACAGCTGAACAGGAAGAAAGGGATAGAGAATTAGGCTTAGACACAAGGAAAGGGTACAATTATCCCATTGAGGTTGAAGGAAAAAGAATTGGAAGCGTTGGTATTGCTGGAGATCCTGAGATAGTTAAACCCATTGTTAAGATTGCTTCAAAAACCATCAGCTTGTATATAGCACATTATCTTCAACAAAAAAGACAAGAAGAAAAAAATCGTCTTATCAATAGCAAAATATCAGAACAGATAGAACAAGTATCGGCAGCCATCCAGGAGCTTGCGGCTGGTGCCGAAGAAATAGATGCAAATTCAAAATCCATGGAGAACATAGCAAATACTGCCCTGCAAAAAGCTGATGAAACAGATGGCATTTTAAAAATAATAAGAGATATAGCAGACAGGAGTAATATGCTCGGTTTAAATGCGGCCATAGAAGCAGCCAGAGCCGGTGAGATGGGCAGGGGTTTTTCTGTTGTTGCCGAGGAGATTAGAAAGCTTTCAACAAACTCCAGGGATTCAGTATTAACGGTATCTAGTGTGCTTGGTGAAATACGCGCCGTAATTGATACAATTTCAGAAGCTGTTTCAAGCACAAGCAGGGTTACTGAGCAGCAGGCAGAAGCCCTGCAAAGTGTTAATGATAACCTGTTGGAAATCCAGAGAACTGCTGCAGACTTAAATAAGCTTTAA
- a CDS encoding cation-translocating P-type ATPase — MSDFHLRDYEQVMSELNAQTKGLSSSDVEERKKKYGDNVLPSEPPPSILEIFIRQFKSPLIYILLVAGIVSIVLKEYIDAGFIILVLLLNSVIGTFQEYNAAKSAAALQKIVPHKAQVIREGRKTEIDVKDIVPGDIVVLEAGFMVPADMRLIKANSLEIDESLLTGESVPVTKKTEKLQGENISLGDRINTAFASTVVSRGSGLGVVTDIGLKTEIGKIAEVIAGPTQAKAPLVHRMEIFSRNIAIVVLGASALLAVLAFMRGIEAQEVFFMAVALAVSAIPEGLPVGITIALSVGMRRMAERNVIVRKLVAVEGLGSCTVIASDKTGTLTHNELTAKLISLPDGKSIEVSGEGYNPEGEVKIPNDLEKQRIVRFVEAVVLCNEATLYQKGDAWYHQGDSVDVAFLVLGAKMNIFQDELLKENPQIGVIPFDAQTRFAATFHQRKDQMRAAAKGAFEAIGPMCTKMLTEEGIVDFDAGAIEKKVVDLSNQGYRVLAVAEGSLRETKEKYSQEDLKELTFLGLIGMIDPLRVEAIEAVEKSIKAGVKVNMVTGDHPLTAFAIARELGIASSLDQVITGSELARCCEEFEEDKFAELISSKTVFARVEPMQKQSIVNGLMKKGHFVAVTGDGVNDAPALKQANIGVAMGTGTDAAKETADIVLTDDNFVSIVAGIEEGRVAYDNIRKVIYLLVSTGFAEIVLFTLAVVLGYPIPLLAVQILWLNMVTNGVQHVALAFEPNEGDVMKRKPRPPQEGVFNPLMIRQVVVSGLYMGVVAFSLWAYLVGTLGWSEFAARNSILLLMVFFENFHVLNCRSERKSIFRIPFFSNKLLLIAILLAQAIHLASMQIPFMQMVLSVEPITFTQWMQTLVLGITILLCMEVFKLINKRISSS, encoded by the coding sequence ATGAGCGATTTTCATTTACGTGATTATGAGCAGGTAATGAGTGAATTAAATGCACAGACTAAAGGGTTAAGCTCCAGTGATGTAGAAGAAAGAAAGAAAAAGTATGGTGATAACGTTCTCCCAAGTGAACCACCACCATCAATTCTGGAGATATTTATCAGGCAGTTTAAAAGTCCATTAATATACATCCTCCTGGTTGCAGGTATAGTATCCATTGTACTTAAAGAATACATTGATGCTGGATTTATTATCCTTGTTCTGCTTCTCAATTCTGTCATTGGGACTTTTCAAGAGTATAATGCTGCAAAAAGTGCGGCTGCCTTACAGAAAATAGTGCCCCATAAAGCCCAGGTCATAAGAGAGGGAAGGAAAACCGAAATAGATGTTAAGGATATTGTTCCAGGCGATATAGTAGTCCTGGAAGCGGGATTTATGGTACCTGCTGACATGCGCCTCATCAAGGCAAACAGCCTTGAAATAGATGAGTCCCTTTTAACCGGTGAGTCAGTTCCTGTGACCAAGAAAACCGAAAAGCTTCAGGGTGAAAATATTTCTCTTGGGGACAGGATTAATACTGCCTTTGCAAGCACAGTTGTGTCAAGGGGTTCTGGTTTAGGTGTTGTTACAGATATTGGTTTAAAGACAGAAATAGGAAAAATTGCAGAGGTTATTGCAGGACCAACCCAGGCCAAGGCACCTCTTGTGCATAGGATGGAAATATTTTCAAGAAACATTGCCATTGTTGTTCTTGGGGCTTCTGCACTTCTGGCAGTACTTGCATTCATGAGGGGTATTGAGGCCCAGGAGGTCTTTTTCATGGCAGTTGCCCTTGCTGTATCAGCCATTCCAGAGGGTTTGCCAGTTGGTATAACCATAGCCCTTTCTGTGGGTATGCGGAGAATGGCAGAACGTAACGTTATTGTTAGAAAACTGGTTGCTGTGGAGGGTTTAGGCAGCTGTACGGTTATTGCCAGTGACAAGACTGGGACCCTGACCCATAATGAATTAACGGCAAAGCTAATCAGCCTGCCAGATGGCAAAAGCATTGAGGTAAGTGGGGAAGGATATAATCCTGAGGGAGAAGTAAAAATACCAAATGATTTAGAAAAGCAAAGGATTGTGCGTTTTGTAGAAGCTGTTGTTTTATGTAATGAAGCCACCCTATATCAAAAAGGTGATGCCTGGTATCACCAGGGGGATTCAGTAGACGTTGCCTTTCTTGTCCTTGGTGCTAAAATGAATATTTTTCAGGATGAATTATTAAAGGAAAACCCCCAGATTGGTGTAATACCCTTTGATGCCCAGACCAGGTTTGCAGCCACCTTCCACCAGAGGAAAGACCAAATGCGGGCGGCAGCCAAGGGTGCTTTTGAAGCCATTGGCCCCATGTGTACCAAAATGCTTACAGAAGAAGGCATTGTAGATTTTGATGCTGGGGCTATAGAAAAGAAGGTAGTTGACCTCTCAAATCAGGGCTATCGCGTTCTGGCTGTTGCAGAGGGAAGCTTAAGGGAAACAAAAGAAAAGTATTCTCAAGAAGACCTTAAAGAGCTTACCTTTTTAGGATTAATAGGAATGATTGATCCCTTGAGGGTAGAGGCAATAGAAGCTGTTGAAAAAAGCATTAAGGCAGGGGTTAAGGTTAACATGGTCACTGGGGACCATCCTTTAACAGCCTTTGCCATTGCAAGGGAGCTGGGAATAGCAAGCTCTCTAGATCAGGTTATTACAGGCAGTGAGCTGGCAAGGTGCTGCGAGGAATTTGAAGAGGATAAATTTGCAGAACTAATAAGCTCTAAAACGGTTTTTGCAAGGGTTGAGCCCATGCAAAAGCAGTCTATAGTAAATGGACTTATGAAGAAGGGTCATTTTGTGGCTGTTACCGGGGACGGAGTAAATGATGCACCTGCTTTAAAGCAGGCAAACATTGGCGTTGCAATGGGTACAGGAACTGATGCTGCAAAGGAGACTGCTGATATAGTATTGACAGATGACAATTTTGTGTCAATAGTGGCAGGAATTGAAGAAGGCAGGGTTGCCTATGATAATATCCGCAAGGTAATATACCTGCTAGTTTCTACCGGGTTTGCAGAAATAGTATTATTTACCCTGGCAGTTGTACTGGGATATCCAATACCCCTACTGGCCGTTCAAATTCTCTGGCTGAACATGGTTACCAATGGAGTACAGCATGTGGCACTAGCCTTCGAACCCAACGAGGGTGATGTTATGAAGAGAAAACCAAGACCTCCCCAGGAGGGGGTTTTCAACCCCTTGATGATCAGACAGGTGGTTGTTTCAGGCTTGTACATGGGTGTTGTTGCCTTTTCCTTATGGGCATATCTGGTAGGCACCCTGGGCTGGAGTGAGTTTGCAGCAAGAAACAGCATCCTGCTGCTCATGGTTTTCTTTGAAAACTTTCATGTTTTAAACTGCCGATCTGAAAGAAAATCCATCTTTAGAATACCCTTTTTCAGCAACAAACTGCTTTTAATAGCAATACTTTTAGCCCAGGCTATCCACCTGGCAAGCATGCAGATACCATTTATGCAGATGGTGCTAAGTGTTGAACCAATAACCTTTACACAATGGATGCAAACCCTGGTGTTAGGCATTACAATTCTGCTTTGCATGGAAGTGTTTAAGCTGATTAATAAACGCATATCCAGCAGTTAA
- the spoVAC gene encoding stage V sporulation protein AC, which translates to MSNLKNKKLTLTQQEYKKFAKDRELKRPVLMNSIRAFIAGGLICTLGQGLKWMYMTYFNFNEVTAGNPTVATLIIIAVLLTGLGVYDHIAQWAGAGTAVPVTGFANALASAAIEHRSEGFVLGVGGNMFKVAGPVITYGVFSAFVLAIIALIIQGLGGI; encoded by the coding sequence ATGTCAAATTTAAAAAACAAAAAACTAACCCTTACCCAACAAGAGTATAAAAAGTTCGCCAAGGATAGAGAGCTTAAACGACCAGTATTAATGAATTCAATTAGAGCATTTATAGCCGGAGGATTAATTTGTACCCTTGGTCAGGGTCTAAAGTGGATGTATATGACCTACTTTAATTTTAACGAGGTTACAGCAGGCAACCCTACAGTAGCAACCTTAATTATTATTGCTGTATTGCTTACTGGACTAGGAGTATATGACCATATTGCCCAGTGGGCTGGTGCTGGAACGGCTGTGCCTGTCACTGGCTTTGCCAATGCGTTAGCATCAGCAGCCATAGAACATCGAAGTGAGGGTTTTGTTCTAGGTGTTGGAGGCAATATGTTTAAAGTGGCTGGGCCAGTAATTACTTATGGAGTTTTTTCAGCCTTTGTGCTAGCAATTATTGCTTTGATAATTCAAGGATTGGGTGGAATATAA
- the spoVAD gene encoding stage V sporulation protein AD, whose protein sequence is MQKGQQTWFFESQPVIIGSAAVGGPFEANGALADDFDLLHGDMWLGQKSFEKAEKKLLEQACEIAIDKAGMKKEDVQFFVSGDLMNQIISSSFAARTLGVPFLGVFGACSSSMESLAVASLIVNSKAGKNALAACSSHNGSVEKQFRYPTEYGSQKPPSAQWTVTGAGAALVADQGEGPRVIAATVGRVVDMGISDPFNMGAAMAPAAVDTIQAHFRDMGIEPTHYDVIATGDLGKIGHAIAADLLKKHGMNIPEEIITDCGLMIYKEDQQVFAGGSGCACSGTVTFGHFVKRLKKGELKRILVVATGALLSPLSYQQKETIPCIAHAVAIEA, encoded by the coding sequence ATGCAAAAAGGGCAGCAAACATGGTTTTTTGAGTCACAGCCTGTAATAATAGGTTCAGCAGCAGTGGGCGGCCCCTTTGAGGCCAATGGAGCATTAGCTGATGATTTTGATCTCCTTCATGGAGACATGTGGTTAGGACAGAAGAGCTTTGAAAAGGCAGAGAAAAAATTATTAGAGCAGGCATGTGAAATAGCTATTGATAAGGCCGGCATGAAAAAAGAAGATGTGCAGTTTTTTGTAAGTGGTGACCTTATGAACCAGATAATTTCCAGCAGCTTTGCAGCTAGAACCCTGGGTGTACCTTTCCTGGGAGTATTCGGAGCATGCTCTAGCTCAATGGAAAGTCTTGCAGTTGCCTCACTTATAGTTAACAGTAAAGCTGGCAAGAATGCTTTAGCTGCATGTTCCAGTCATAACGGTTCAGTTGAGAAGCAGTTTAGATACCCTACAGAATATGGGTCACAAAAGCCTCCTTCAGCTCAATGGACTGTTACAGGTGCAGGAGCAGCTCTAGTAGCTGACCAGGGGGAAGGGCCAAGGGTAATAGCAGCCACAGTTGGGAGGGTTGTTGATATGGGGATTTCCGATCCATTTAACATGGGTGCTGCCATGGCACCGGCAGCAGTTGATACAATTCAAGCCCACTTTAGAGACATGGGCATTGAACCAACCCATTATGATGTTATTGCAACAGGAGACCTGGGTAAAATAGGTCATGCAATTGCTGCAGACTTGTTAAAAAAACATGGAATGAATATTCCTGAGGAAATAATAACAGATTGCGGGTTGATGATTTATAAAGAGGATCAGCAGGTTTTTGCAGGGGGCAGCGGGTGTGCATGTTCGGGTACTGTTACCTTTGGACATTTCGTGAAAAGATTGAAAAAGGGTGAATTAAAAAGAATACTTGTTGTTGCAACAGGTGCATTATTGTCACCCCTGTCATACCAGCAAAAGGAAACCATACCCTGTATTGCACATGCAGTAGCAATAGAAGCCTAG
- a CDS encoding sodium:solute symporter family transporter, producing the protein MTFWIVFSVMFFMLAAVLYIYCTRNTFNTLDGFITARHTLSTGPAVATIFASIMGAWILFSPAEAGTWGGLTAFMGYAVAQALVVVAFAIFGPRLRYLAPNCSTLPEFVFYRYGRGMYVLTLIVSMFYMAVFLAAELTGIALAVYLVTGIPLWITALLIGGSTLVYTTYGGIRGSIFTDTIQAILIIPLLLLAFFGTLSSLGGFGEAVARVKSLEPSLLSFKHIGAWEFTATLLIAVFAANMFHQGLWSRVYASRDTATVRKSFVIAGLMIIPVVMIAGSFGLMAVAENTLTSPSSALFEVVLASTPTWVITVVLVLAVALVMSSADTLINAMTGIVTVDIARARKDISPKKLIAYSRIITAVICILVITTASQGYSVLYLFFIADLVCAAALFPVFFGLYSERFPGWAGVVAVLCGILAGALLFPDPAFTRGNLLHSFSLALFIPIVISLLLGRFTSKTVDLANLQDKVHDAVK; encoded by the coding sequence ATGACTTTTTGGATTGTTTTTTCTGTAATGTTTTTCATGCTGGCAGCTGTTCTCTACATCTATTGCACCAGGAACACCTTTAATACCCTGGACGGTTTTATAACCGCCAGACATACTTTGAGCACAGGCCCTGCTGTTGCAACAATATTTGCATCAATCATGGGGGCATGGATTCTTTTTAGTCCTGCGGAAGCCGGAACCTGGGGAGGATTGACAGCATTTATGGGCTATGCCGTAGCCCAGGCCCTCGTAGTTGTTGCCTTTGCCATTTTCGGGCCAAGGTTAAGATACCTTGCCCCTAACTGCTCAACCCTGCCTGAATTTGTTTTTTATAGATACGGCAGGGGCATGTATGTCCTTACTTTAATTGTATCCATGTTTTACATGGCTGTTTTCCTTGCCGCTGAATTAACGGGAATTGCCCTGGCAGTATACCTTGTTACAGGGATTCCCTTGTGGATAACAGCCCTGCTCATAGGAGGCTCTACCCTTGTGTATACCACTTATGGCGGCATAAGAGGCTCAATTTTTACAGATACCATTCAAGCAATTCTAATTATACCCTTGCTGCTGTTGGCCTTTTTTGGAACCCTTTCCTCCCTAGGTGGATTTGGTGAGGCTGTTGCGCGTGTAAAGTCCCTGGAGCCTTCACTATTAAGCTTCAAGCATATTGGGGCATGGGAATTTACCGCTACCCTTTTAATTGCTGTTTTTGCGGCAAACATGTTTCATCAGGGACTATGGTCTAGAGTCTATGCCAGCAGGGATACAGCAACAGTTCGCAAGTCCTTTGTTATAGCTGGCTTGATGATAATACCTGTTGTCATGATAGCAGGCTCCTTTGGTCTTATGGCTGTAGCAGAAAACACCTTGACTTCTCCCTCCTCTGCCTTGTTTGAGGTTGTGCTTGCTTCAACTCCAACCTGGGTAATAACAGTTGTATTAGTACTTGCAGTGGCACTTGTTATGAGCAGCGCCGATACACTTATAAATGCCATGACTGGAATAGTAACTGTTGATATAGCCAGGGCACGTAAAGATATCAGCCCTAAAAAGCTTATTGCCTACTCCAGAATTATAACAGCAGTAATTTGTATTCTGGTTATTACCACAGCATCCCAGGGCTATAGTGTTCTTTATTTATTCTTTATAGCTGACCTGGTATGTGCGGCAGCCCTTTTCCCAGTATTCTTTGGCCTGTATTCAGAAAGGTTTCCAGGTTGGGCTGGAGTGGTGGCAGTACTTTGCGGCATCCTAGCAGGGGCTCTTTTGTTTCCCGACCCAGCCTTTACCCGGGGCAACCTGCTTCATTCCTTTAGTTTAGCCTTATTCATACCTATAGTCATATCACTCTTACTTGGCAGGTTTACTTCAAAAACTGTAGATCTAGCTAACCTGCAGGATAAGGTTCATGACGCTGTGAAATAA
- a CDS encoding methylated-DNA--[protein]-cysteine S-methyltransferase, whose product MDIKEVVYSSPIGLIRIKGSFEGITSMDFSEEGEASKEIPDCLMDCHAQLEEYFRGQRKDFSLNLIITGTSFQRQVYEKLIQVPYGKTASYKDIAAAVGNERAVRAVGGANNKNKHAIVIPCHRIIGSNGSLIGYGSGLWRKKWLLEHEQAFL is encoded by the coding sequence ATGGATATAAAAGAGGTAGTTTATAGCTCACCCATTGGACTCATTCGAATAAAGGGCAGCTTTGAGGGTATTACTTCCATGGATTTCAGCGAGGAGGGAGAAGCATCCAAGGAAATACCCGATTGCCTGATGGATTGTCATGCCCAGTTGGAGGAATATTTTAGGGGTCAACGCAAGGATTTTTCATTAAATCTTATTATTACGGGCACAAGCTTTCAAAGACAGGTATATGAAAAGCTTATCCAGGTACCCTATGGAAAAACTGCATCATATAAGGATATTGCTGCAGCAGTTGGCAATGAAAGAGCAGTTCGGGCCGTAGGTGGTGCAAACAACAAGAATAAACATGCCATCGTTATTCCCTGCCACCGCATCATTGGAAGCAATGGAAGCCTGATAGGCTATGGTTCTGGTTTGTGGAGAAAAAAATGGCTGTTAGAGCATGAACAGGCATTTCTATAA
- a CDS encoding DUF1657 domain-containing protein, which produces MTVISKVKQTLAALKGVKGTLDVYAAQTGDKETREVFSEVVHISEDIIEDLETRIQKLEFEEPQYKGY; this is translated from the coding sequence ATGACCGTAATTTCTAAGGTGAAACAAACATTAGCTGCTTTAAAAGGTGTTAAGGGAACTCTGGACGTTTATGCAGCACAAACTGGGGACAAAGAAACAAGAGAGGTTTTTAGCGAGGTAGTACATATTTCTGAGGATATTATTGAGGATTTAGAAACTAGAATACAAAAGCTGGAATTTGAAGAGCCACAATATAAAGGCTATTAA